DNA sequence from the Grus americana isolate bGruAme1 chromosome Z, bGruAme1.mat, whole genome shotgun sequence genome:
AGTTCCTCAGTTTCCTAGTAATATCTTTTTATATCACAGGATCCTGAAAgtagataaatatttaagtttatGATCCTCTGGGAAAATGATTGGTTTAGCACGTTAATTGTGAAACTTAAGTGGTCACTGATGCATTTCACAATCAATTTGCTGTGTTGCAGATAGCACTGTTTACAGGGCTCTTTATTGTGCTTCTTCTAATACTATGCATACAGTTATCAGCTAAGAAAGAAGGatgcttttttgctgtttctattTCCACAGTGTGTATACAGTTTAATCATGACAAACTGGAAATGGAAGTGGTGAAGGTGGTTGCTGAAACTCATACAGGAAGTCAGTTGCATAGTTGTGAAAGGAACCCAGACACAGTTCACTGCATTTTATTCTAAGAAACAGAAACCTGGAAATAATGCTTTTAATGTCTTCTGACTTATATACTTCAATAAAATAGTATAATCTAAGGATccataatatttaataaaaagtgtATGAACTTGTCTATGACAGTTGAACTTCAGTAACTACGCTGCAGTAAGTCAATACAACCCTTGGAGTACTACTGTGGCTATCGAGATACAAAGGTGTCTTAGATCAGTGAAATTATTCTAGGACTATCAGCTGCTGTGTGAAAAAAGAATTGTTCAGAAGTTAATCTGTGCCAGAACTGCAGGTAACTGAATATCAAGGAACATCAATTTACTTAAATAGTTAAATGTAGatttttgttgaggtttttaACCTTAGATGGTAATTGAAACTGTACTTTAAAAGCCTATTTAAAGGTTTTAGCAGTGGCAACTGTTTTGCATAGAGTTCAACTAAACTTTCAAGATTGAATGTGAGCATTCTGCTGAAATCTAGACAGTGATGTAAAACCGAACTtaaattcaacattttcataTGGAACCATTTCCATTTAAGGTAGACTTAGTGATTGAGTAAATGTGAACTTTGCATTATTGCCCCTTGCTTTACTGTAGTTGAATTAAGACATACAGTCTTATccttaaaattaaaatcctaaACCTTTTTACTGATTTGCGGCTGCAATCTGCTATATTGTATCAGATTTTATTTCGTAGAGCAAATCTGGAATTACTTGGCAATGTGGTAATATTCTTTAATAGCCCTGGAAAAAGATGATTTTGTGGAGTACTACTTCTTGAAGCTGTTCTTAGAGGTGGCCTTAAAAGTCACTGAAGTCTTAAAGGGTACAACGAAGAAATGTTGTTCGTGTAGGCTATTTAGGATATACTTTGCCAGCAGTGCTGACAAACTTGGGCATGGTACCAAGTTTGGTCTGAAAGAACTAAGCTACCATGGTATCATACCTTATTTTGAATGTTAAATTTGTAGTACTGTGAAAGTATTTAATAAATCAAAACCCTGTAATGTCTTGTACGTTTTAAAGGATGCTTTGAAGTAGGAAAACAACATCTTCAGGCTTATGCTATCTGAAGACATCCTAAttgtttaaaatcagttttagaGTTCATTTAGCATGATCTgcataagaagaaaaattaagcaaacATAAAGTGTTCCTGtttatattttgtgaaataacAGCTTATGATTTAAAACATCTGTGGATGATTTTAGTTGATTTAGTTGATTGGAGAGTTGTTCAAGCTTTCTGGTTAGACAATGCTAGTAAGATGTGTTTGGGTCTTTGTTAAATTACATCAAGACGCATAAACTGAGACAGTTGAAAACTAAAGTTAGTGTTTTATCAGGAAGCaataatctgttttaaaattgtttacttTAGAATGTGCTCTTTCTTCATAAAGTGTATCTAGAAGGTGCACACAGTTTTTTATACATTAATTGTATTTGATTGTGTTATATCTAATTTCTGATTCTCAAATTCACATTATACTTTGAATTTATGTGAACaaattttttaatcaaaactggAAATATCTTTAATAAGCCTCAATATGTAGTGTAATGCATAGTTGTTATTAGTGTGCCTGTCCCTctaccctccccccccccaaaaaaaaaaaaaaaagcacgtgTAATTCTGTTGAGCCACTATGGTGCAGAAATTATGGAATTCTGAAGTCATTTGATGCTATGCTACATGCTGGTAAACTTAAAggatttggaatttttttctgaacacctGTTACAGTGAGATAGTCTTTTGATCACAGCTTCAATGAAGTGCCACGAGGACATGGGAACAGGCATGGTTGGTGGCTTACTTTCATTTCCATCTGTATTTACTGtgtttaaaacaagaaataaaaaccccaaccgGACAAAAGCACCTATAGAAATTGTGATTATCTCATGCGAATATCTAATTTGATTTCTATGCATATTGCATGGACTAAAATTTAGATTTGGGAGTAgagctctttctttccttgtttgtttaTAACTGCTGCAAAGATGGTTATAATACaggcaaaattttatttcagaaaacgGTATATTATTGGCTTCTATAAGCTCACTTCttacaagtatttttattctaGGAGAACTACTTTTGTATTCAGCATTGAATGCTCAACTCGTTTTATGTCGTTCATCCATTTATATTGTCATTACTTATTAGCCTACTGACTACCCTGGATTAAGCTTTTGATCTAGTTGTTTCTCTGGTGTCTAAAATAAGCTGCAGTGTGCAAGGTCACATATCTGAGTCTGATACTGCTGGGGAAAAGTGAATCTGTAAATACCTAAAAGATCcttgtgtgtgttttggcaGATTGGCAAAATGAGGTACGTCAGTGTTCGTGATTTTAAAGGGAAAGTCTTAATTGATATTAGAGAATATTGGATGGATCAAGAAGGTGAAATGAAGCCTGGCAGAAAAGGTATTGTGCTGCTTTGtgttattttgtattaaaacatTGTCTGCAGTTTCCTGGACAACTCTGTGTATGAGATTTCTATACTTCATTGCTACATCATATTTTTAGAGTAATACTTTTTTATAGTTTATCAGTTTTATCTggaatttataaagaaaagcaagctggGTTCGTTGGCCTGTTTTCCTAAATGGAAAATTTATGGAAAGCAAGGCATCAAATACAAGCAAATGTGGTATGGGAACTATAAACATAGCCATACTTTTTTTTACCTCCATTaactcaatttctttttttctattacaattggatttcttatttcaaaattcaCTGAAAGGACTTAACTTACTCATTTCTGCTAAAGTTAACTTCTTTAAACAATTATGTCCTTCTGTTTCTATCAAATTTCAGgttaaaataattgaaacatTTAATGTGActaatttttgtaaaaaatgtgtCAAGATTGTAGTTGAGGTGACAATACTTCAAGTATTCTCTAATTTGCAGCACAGCATAAGCCATTGAACCTTTAAGTGCAACCCCCATACCTGCTTTTCATGGTATGCCTTCACCCAACCATTATCAGAACTTTACTACCTGCAAGATGAGGATGTGAGGATTGTCGCAGTAGTAGCGCTTTGCTTAATGTCATGCTGTATCTGTTAGAAAAGCCTGCTTTTAATCATTTTGCATATTGTGCCAAGGGGAGAGGTAGGTATGAAACATTCTGCCTGGGAGATAGAAGACATTTAATATCGAATCAGCATAAGGTTTGTTACATACTTCTGGTATGTCCAGGAGCAACTTAGTGAATAGACATTTGGAAAGTTTGAGAAGTATTTTCAATATTTGTTAAATAACCACTGAGAATAGGTTTGTATGAACATGTGTACTGATAGTGTACAGGAGTATTTCTTGTTTTGGATTTGTAGTTGCTACTTAACAAAAAAGATCAACTTGTAAGGATTTTAACCTGCTGTGTTTTGAGGTCCTGCTCAACCTACAGAGAGAAAGCAATGAGGGAAGCCTGATCACTGAGCGGGGAGAGTTGGGGGTAAATAGTAGGAGAGCCTTGCTGGAGAGAGTATGAGAGGTAGGCCTGTGAGTCTGTACTTGCATAGAGTCAGCACAGAGATTGTAGGGGAAGAATGAGGAGACTAAAGCATAAAGGAAACGTGTCTGGACTCAAGCTTGAAGTACAAATTTAGAAGTGAGGAGATGGATTGTGGGGCACTGAATGTTTATGGATTAACTGTCACTAGAAATTGTAGTGAACTTTAAGTGAAAAACATAACTTCCATGTTGGTTTGTGAGTGCTAGGGAGTGGAATGGAGTCTCTCCAAAATGTTACTTGAAGTATGTATTATTTACAGTGCTTtaagaagcaggaggaaaaaatccaCAGAGTTGCGGTACTTTAGAAGCGCATAGAAGTTCAGTCCACAGAGATACAGCTTTTAGGAGCTAAGAGGAATACAGATAATTTCTTACATCTCACCCATGGCTTCTATGCTGCCTTCTATCAAAGCCAGAGCTGTATTTCACTTCCTGTGTTTAGCCTAAGACTTGTGAATGAATTTCTGACACTGTACtgattttctttgtaatttaaaCTTACCTGGAGATAAGCTAAACTGAAGTGTTCCAAACGAGTAATTTTGCTTTGTAACTGAGACGGTTGTTGAAGTAGCTCAAGCATTAGTAGTTACGACATAAATTTTGTATGAAACTAGTGTTGATAGTAATTATGAAAGATTCTGCACCACAATTTTCtttaagtgtttatttttaatgcatttcaggTATTTCTTTAAATCCAGAACAGTGGAACCAGCTGAAGGAACAGATTTCTGATATTGATGATGCAGTAAGAAAACTGTAAAGACAGAGCCATACAGAAACTTTTATCATTTTAGTTGTTTTAAGCAGTCTTTTTAcattggcttttgttttctaaaatattgttttccaaGCTATTGTATATTTGGATTGCAAAACAATTTGTAAGATGAATACTTTTTTTATGTGCATTAAAAGTGTATTCTGAGTGAGGCTATTTGTGTATACtttactaaaagaaaatgtgttgtttTCACCTCATGgtgcaaaataaacaaatgaaataatatgTAAAGCATACTTGTTCATGGCTTTTTGACTGAAGGTGTTTGCTGATAAGGCCACCTGATAGCTTTAGTCTTTGTTTTAGTTTCAGTTTAGTTAACAGTTAAtatgaatttgttttctgaggAGATTTAAAATGCctccatttaattatttttcttttatttcatactCTTTGGTATTGCCCTGACAGCTTTCTGCTTTAAGACTTGATACAAACAGTGAATACCTggtaaaacacatttttgtagataatttaaaatgctgtatttgctAATCTACCCTATTTATTCAGATGTAAACAGTCCTGAGTATATAGTTTTTTTGCATCACTTGCATGAAGTGTTATGCTAAACAATAACACTTGAACACAAGCCACGTGCTATTTCTTCCCGTTTTCTATAGCTTGCTTGACTTAGAAAATACAATTAGCCTTTTTTCTTGGACCCTAGATTTTAGAACGTGATGCATAAACTTCTACAGTAATAGACATATACCTCAAAGTAAGATAGTATTTAAAAGCTCCAGATGTGGTTATTAGTTAGGTACCCTTTTCAAGCTTTGCATTAAATTCATTCTTGAACACCTCCTGACTAGTTATTCTGTAAAAAAGAACAGTTAACCTGTCTTTTTAGGGCTTCTGTTCGTTTGAGAGTATTGTGTAAACAACAATGCTTAAACTATGCTGTGACACGGGTTAAACAGTCAAACAGGGTTAAAATTGCTCCAGCCCAAAGGTCTGGCTCTTGTACTTCTGCCCTGTCCACACTGCCTCCCCAAACCACTTACCTTGGCTTTGTGTGGCTTACCTTTGCACAGCTCTTTGACCTTTTGTACAGAAGATACTTGGCGCTTAGTGTGGGGAACTGGTGCATAGTGTATCAGGACTCTAACAAACTTCACTTGTCAACCATAGTACTATTCTGGTGAGAGAAGCTTCTCTCCGGTCAAAGCTCTGTTAGACTAGGTGCTGCCCCTGTTGAAAGGCTTTTGGTAGGTGTCACAAACAATGGAGCGAAGAAGGGAGAATATAATGTTTGAGTAGAACTTGGAGTGATAAGGGGCACATCACTATGGAAGGTAACAGTGAAAGATCAAAGCTAGCTgacactgatttcagtgaagaaatataAGTTTTGGAGCAGAGTTCATTTTCTGACTTAATTCAGTTAATCAAAGGAAGGTGAAACAACATGAAAATTGACATTTCAGGAGTTTGTAGTGAGTGTGCAACTTAATTGGTTCAGCTGTAATTTTTCCGTTTgatgttaatgtatttttacaatTTGTGTAGACAAACAGGATTTACTATTTGCTTAATTTTGGAATACCTTAATATAATTGTTTATTGCAGACATGCATGGAAGTGTCACACACAGACTGTTCTTGT
Encoded proteins:
- the SUB1 gene encoding activated RNA polymerase II transcriptional coactivator p15 produces the protein MPKSKELVSSSSSASDSDSEVDKKAKRKKQAAPEKPVKKQKTGESSKGAASSKQSSNRDENMFQIGKMRYVSVRDFKGKVLIDIREYWMDQEGEMKPGRKGISLNPEQWNQLKEQISDIDDAVRKL